A window of Natator depressus isolate rNatDep1 chromosome 3, rNatDep2.hap1, whole genome shotgun sequence genomic DNA:
AACTTTTGTGGTGAGCTAAAGAGCAGCTCTGCTTTCCCCAGTAGCCAAAGTAATTAAGGGACACAGGGAGAGCTGTATGACTCCTGCCCCATTCTCCCTCCCAAAAGCAACCACCCATGGAAGCCTTGGCCTTGCCTATATGTAGGAAACTTGTACTCCATTCGTGGTGGATGTTTTTATGTAGCCCAGGAATTTTAACCTGTCCATTGCATTATTTGGATGGTCCTCCTCCAAATGCATCTTGTCTCTCTTGCTCACTTTATAGTAGTTGATAGAGAAGACACTGTCTAGAGGGTCCTTGTTCAAAGTGCAACAGTTGCACATGGGTTGCCTCTGAAATGCTCTTTTCCTTGGTTCTTAGGAAAATCAACTGGATTGCTAATGCAGCTCCCATCAACCTTTTGGCTGGCCTAGGTTTGGGTGTTAGCTGAGTTTGCTCATTTGGAAATGACTACATTTCCTTGCTAATGTCAGTCAGACTTATGGCATTCAAACTCAGTATTGGAGCTCACGTACCATCGAACTTGTGCTACCTTGGAGCAGTCTGGCTAAAGCTACCATAAACTGGTGCAGCAAGACCACACAGTGGCCAAGACTGTCTGATTTGGACGCAAATATCTTCACTATTATAAGTAATGACTGCACCAGACCTTACACAGGCCTCCCTTAACCCCTTTGCAAACCTATTCCCACAGGATGCCTTTGGTTAACGTCTCTGTGCATAACTTTGTGTACCTTCAAACAAGCCTGAAGGTGGCTGACAGTGTTAGATggcagaaaaaaatctgaaatctcTCTATCCATCTGAGCATCCTGCAGGCCTGTGGCTTTGCGCAGCAGAGGATAGTTAGTCCCACTCAGGATATTAATTCTAACATTGGTCTCTAACAAACTCACACATTTCTCTTAGTGTGATGAAGATAGTCTTCCACTAGTATCCATGTCAAGCTAAAAAGCTTTTCAGATGGCTCTGTCATACAAAGCCAGTCCTTCCAACAGAGTTACTGCCCCCAGCATTTGCAGATGAATTGCATGAAAGAGTGGATTTGTTCAACTATTTTTGTGAGTTAACTGTTCAATCTATTCCCGATAACTCCTTTTTGATTGATGTTCAGTGTGAAAACTGGAAATGGCCAATAGCAAACATTTCCTCCAGCCTGTCTGATAAGCTGGGAATTGATGATCATGTCAGTAATAGACTAGCTAGGTTTTTAGGATACATGTGCCTAAAATGGGACTGCAAAGTGGGAAGCCCCAGTATGCAGCAGAACTATAAGTTGGGAGAAACAAACATATCAACATAGCAGCATTATTCCAGGTAATTAGGCTTGGCATAATATTTTTTTGTAATTGGCAGATATTAAAAATAAGCATTAATACCTTATTAATGTAAACTTTCACAGTtgtaggaaattatggggggagtATCAAATTGAAtgacagatgttgagattcaatgTTTAACTGTAAAATACATTTCAACTTCATGTCAAAAGATCACTAAGATCTCACTCAGACAGCACTTTCCTtttttgtctgcaaattttgacTCTCAAAACATTTTTCCTTGGTGCTTGGATGGCAGAATTGACACGTGTTGGCACTTAACGATTAAAAATGTAATCCTTCCCTGCCAATAGACAGTGATGGATCTCTAGAGTTCCAGTACAGTTTACTCTGAAGAGTCTAACTTTAACAGACTACTATAATACTGATCTCCACTAGGGAGTTATAAGAATGGGATACAAATAATCTTTCATCTAACTAAAGGACTTCTACAAAAACTTGACTCCACCATAGGCTGCTACAACCAGTAAAAATCATTAACTGCgctaccccacccccacaagcCTCCAGTGAAAGTGAGGATTTTACAGAAGTGTGGGTGGGGTGAGATCACCAACTGTCTACAGAACTCCAGCCACTACTTCTCGCAATTCATTTTAATAGTCAGAAGTCTGTATTCTGGCAGGTATGAAGGACTCTGTAGCTGCAACTTGCAAGTGTCTTTAGCATAATGGTGTGAAACAGAACAGTACTAAGTACTCAGTCTATTTATCCAGACAAGAGACTCTATTTTAAGGTACTCTATTGGGAAAGCAATACTCTGACTCTTAAAGGCACTAGGGTATTTGGGTTTGTGTAAGATTGGCATGCTTTACTCACAAACTAATGCAAGCTGGTGCCATGTGTGTTCAAAACAAGAATATAACCACTTGGAAAGATAGTTACAAGCTATTTGCTACTGATAGTCTCTTCAGTGACAGTGAATCATGACATCTCTCAAAGACAATAGTTTTTACAATGATGTAGTTGCATACTGTATTGATGGCGTTATAGCTGTGGCAATCCCACTACCAAAAACGTGTGTGCATTCAAGATGAATAGCAAAAGATCATTTCAGCAGTATATCGCACACACAAATGGATCAGTGTTATGTTCATAAGCTTCAGTCATATGGTTCATCAAAGACTGTATTAGGCGTTTGGAGCACAGTGGTGCCATGTGAGTTCTGACAGTAACTGTAACTACACCTTGGCTAGAACTCGTGTGTTAcagtccccttccccaccacaatTGTGCCCAGCCTGCCTTTGTGGGCTGCAGCTGTAGCTGAATAGCACGCAGTGACTGATGGGGAAGTACTCAAATAGTAACGTTCACGATCCAGTACTACTTCTGTGGCTACCAGAAAGCAGTATCCTGTGCTTCATTCAGTACACAGGTGGCCACGCTGTTAAGTTAGTAACTTACTTTCAGCCTTCAGGTACAGCAGTAACTCCACCTACATTGTGCTACTCTGATTAGTCAGTGGGATTAAAGGCTTCCTGTTTGGGTAAAATCGAACTGCAATTAAAAGGTCATGGAGAAACCTTGACCATGAGGGGTGTGCACTGTCTGAACAGTATAATCCCTTTTCTTGATCAAAAACTGAACTAGTCAATGTCTACAGACAGTCTCTGAATCAACATGCAGATTAAATGTCTAGTTAGACTTTGCTGTGTCTGAAAAGGCTGGCAATTCCTTGAGTAGCATGTCAGTACCGAAACCTGGCTTTTCTATTTGTGCTATTTGTCTTGTGTTCCCAGGATGACCATTGTCTAACCAGACCTACTGAAACACTGTGGTCATACTTGGGGGTAAGAATGTAATAACTGGAATACCCTCGTACATAACTCTCTTGCTCTTGTAATAAACTGTTCCTCATTTAGTTCTGCGCTCAGGTAAACTCTTGGCTGTGCTTTAAGAAGCTTTCATGttaatttcatggtgttgtaaaagtttttttaaaaaaggatcgaAGTCCACTAGTCACCTTTGCCGCAACTGCCTGTATGCACAGATGCAGATCTCTACCTGCATGCTGAGCCTTCAGTAGGAAGGTGACCTTTGAACACCTGTCTGGGCCAAAACTCTCGTCCAATAAATTCAATAGTATCCCCAAGTGGGAAgcctcaataaaaaaaaattgattttaatcaaCTCTTCCATTGTACTTCAGTACTTTTTCTAAAGAGGTGCATTAAAGCATGTTGACTTACAGCTGCTAGAGCCTTTACACAAGATTTGGCACATCTTGCTAGCTAAGAGGACCAATTAGAATTATATATTTACTTAAGAAATTATAGCTTAACGTTTTCATATTTGTGTACACTTAATATGTTGGAAAATGGTGAATATTGCTTATTCACTAAATCAACTTTTTGCTCAGGATTTGTCAAgttgcattaggatggtaactagaatttaattaaacagcatatacattgttttgtttaataaaataaaaccttaaGTATGTCTGGTACATAAGTGTtcatcaaaacatgtttcacatttacaacGATTTATAATAAGCTTAAGCCTTAACATGTATTAAATTTAGATTTCATTTTCaacaggtttatttaaaaaacacaaacttaCAGAATTGGTTTTTTCAAAATTCTTGTCCATCTTGGAAAGCGTGGTGGGTGATGTAAGGGGGAATCTCATCAAAGAATAAGTAGGTGAGATCTTGCATGGAAAGCATAAATTTACATTCTCAATTAACAGCATTCATGTAAACAAGTCTGCCTTGCCTAGCAAATGTTTTCCCTCTCTTCTGGAAGGCAGCTCAAAAAAAGTCATTGATGTTCCTCCAATTAGTCCATTTCTCTTGGGTTTGAAACAAGCATTCTGCTGCATTTGCAGGGTaactgttagaatcatagaatatcagggttggaagggacctcaggaggtcatctagtccaaccccctgctcaaagcaggaccaatccccaattaaatcatcccagccagggctttgtcaagcctgaccttaacttctaaggaaggagattctattgTACAGCAATCCACCTAGATCAAGAGTAGTGGACTGATAAATCTGGTTGTGATTGTCCAAGAAGAATAGAATCTTCATTCCGGCTGCATATTGAATTTTACTTGCCTCTAGTATGATGGGCTCCTTCATGTAAGCACCTGCAATTGAATAAAACCCAGAACTAAAGAGTGTTTTCAGTGTGACTTGATATGTAATAAATCAGCCCAgaaagtatggccattcttatgaactGAATAGCAACAAATGCTGACTTGTTTTTTGGTGGTGCACTTTTTCTATAGAGTagtaatgaaataaaaaaaaaaatcactcttgtGCTACTCTGTTCACAAATGtggtcctttttctctttaaagcaAACTACAAATGTAAACCTTCCTCCTGAAGACCTGGACTCAtctggtgatgatgatgatacttTCTCCGGCTCTGGTTCTGGTGAGTAGATttgggtgggttgttttttttttttttggggggggggggggttggtggcTTTTTTTAAACTGCTCAGTTGTCATAAATTCTTCAAGGTCGTGACTTTTGGTGTACAGCTTGGCAAAGGTATGTCCTGGCTGCTGTTTCCCTAGAGCAAGGTAACTCAATGACTTTCCCTTCAGGAGCAGCTTTGCAGGAGCACCGTGCTCCTGAGAGTCACTTTAGGCTGTTTTACCTCTTAAGCACAAGCAGACGCTTTCTGGAAGCCCACTTCAATTCTCAATTATCTGCTCCTcgtggggaataaacaggggaTCCCAGAGATGTCTACAAAGATGTCCTACCCGTGTCTGACTTGTAATATTAATGGTGATGTCTGGCTCTTGCAGGCCACTGATGTGAAACCACTGTAGTGGCTCATGCATTCATGGAGCAAGTGAAGGAAACAAAGCAGAGGTGTTAAAGAAGTTATCCCATCTATCTGCCTCAATTatgagggagggaaggagctggATGAGAAATTTTACTTAGGCTGCTGAAGCTCTGGACTCCTGGCAGGCCTCCCTAGACTTATCAACTTCCTCTAGTAGTGACTTCCCATGGGCGTGACCATATACCCCATAGCATCAAAGGAGGCCTTCAATGAAATTGGACTCTGGTAGGCATCCCCCATGCTGGGTCACTATTTCTATTGTAGCAGCTCCTAGATTCCCAATGAGGCTCTCCATTATGCTAGACTTGTCCAAATAAGACAGTCCATGTTCCAGAAGACTTACGAGCTAGGTATTAAACAATGGTTAAACTTACTGTACAATGATACAGGTCATAGAAAACTGCTAGGGACCCTAACTGGGTGCAAGTTTCTATACACCACTAATGCCTATTTAATCTGGTCCAGACTTCAGCTCccccaaaagaaataaaactttCTCAAACTGGTCCATTAGGATAAAATGACTGGAGACCACCTTCTAGTGTGAAATGCCAATCCCTTTCCTACAGTAAGATTAATCTCCTCTATTAACTTCTGGTGTCTGGCCACTGTCAAACTTGGCATTCCTGCCTATACCCTTCTTCCTGTTCCCAGCTACCCATTTTTTGGATGGGATATCCTCACTGGTAGGGTTGAGAGTAGGAGAAAGGTGGAAAGCCATGCTGAAGAGTCTTCTGGCTACGAGTATTGGGATCAGTTTAGTGATGGGTAAAATGAGTTGGGTTTTGTCAGACTTGCatgactccctgccccacagggcaaTTCTAAGTTACTAGCTGATCAAAAGTAGTTAACACTAGCAGACTTACAGGTCAGTGTTTTACAAAAAGGAATGTTGTGCCTTGATTGATGGGCTGCTTTCCCTCCTTTCAACAAGTTCTAATGACTAATGGCATACTGACTTGGCAGCACTTGAGTAACCAGCGCATCCAATCTTGGATGGATTTTGGGGGTGACAGGGCACTGAAGCAATCTAATTGCTTTTGGGTCTAATCCAGGCCCTACAGTAAGTTGCCTTTTTAATAATAACGCTAGCAAACCACACAACATACTGAACTGCTTGTACTTGTCTGCTATTGAATCATCTGTACACCAAGTAATGCTTAATATTCTTGTGTAGGTCCCTTGACCAACCATTCTGTGGCTGCCTGGAATATCCCCTTAGAACATGCAAATTCTTCATCAAGGTCAACAGTGTCTACTGGAGCAACTGTTCACCAACCTGCAGTTAATGGCACGGAAAATCCATCTGAAAAAGAGATGGTATCAACATCCCCCACTAGTGATGTGGTGCCAGATGAGGCTGTCTTTTCACTTAAGGATGAAACTCACGAACTGGGCTCAGCTGTAGAGAAACCTACAACAAATGAGGTTGTCATAACAACAAGAAGTCCAACTACTCACAGTCTTACTGTCAGAGTAACCACTACACAAGCGTCAAGCACAGTCCATGTAATTGAACCTAGTATCCATAGCTCTAGTTCATCTGGTGTCTCTGAAGAAACACTTGATCCCAGCTTCACCACTATTAGTGAGGAAGATGCTCACTCTCCAACTACAACAATTCTAACCAGGGGTATATACCCTATAGATGATAGGGAAACTCCATCTCCTGAAGAAAGCTCTGGGGATCAGGTAAGAATTAAGTTTCAATCTCAATGTAGATCTTTCCCATATCCAGTGCTAAAGCTATACAACAGTACTGGAATGTAGTAACTTAGCTTCATATGTGGAGTGGAACTAGTTTCTATTATGATGCATCATAAGCTGTTAacagctgggtgtggggaagATTCTTTTGCCATCAGTTGAAGGGAAATATTAAAAACTACTAATATAATAAAACAAGGTCAGTGTAAAGCTTTCAGTAACTTCATCAGTGAGCTGAAATGTGACTGACTTGCACTATATCTTTCCCACAGGGAGACTTTATCTTTAGTGAAGAACGAATAATACCATCAGAATCTGAACTGGCTGACTCTTCAAGAGATGCTGAAGCTGCTGGAACTTCCCAGGGGTTAATGGACAGGAAAGAAGTTCTAGGAGGTATTTCAGAATACATTGAATGCTATAGAAGGTCCAGTGTAGTCCGCCTAATCTGTGGCTGTCTAATCTGCTATAGGATCCACCCAATACTGCAGAACCTAggctttctattttaaaaatctctagtTATCAGAGCTCAAGATATGTTTGGAAACCTGAAAACACTAAATCAAGGCAGTGCTGCACAATATGCAGATGCCAGATCCTCAAGCTTCTTCTAGTCAATATCTAGATTAATGCATTGCTAATAAAAATGGGCATGTTGCAAATTGAATGGGGGAACAGTGTAAAATCAAACCTGATCTAGCATGTAAAGACTATCCTTGGTAATGTAAATGAAGCTGCTGCAGAGTTTCGATCCCGGTTATTCTGAGGTACATGTTCAAGTGCATGGTGGTACACTGAGGGAGAAGCTGCTACTCCCAAGCAAGGATGGAGTAAAATCTCTTGCAGTACTAGAGCATAGCCTGTTGGCAGGAGTCATGACTTAGGTACAGTGGGCTCCAAGTAATGGGGGAAGGAACATGGATCTTCAAACTTTCATTTTTTGGGAAGGAATTGAAGCCTCTGTAGGGGAGGCTTTCAGAGGACAGCTAGGTGCTCAGTTCCCATTGAAAGCTTAAAAAGCAAAGTACCTAATACCCATTTGTGACTTTTTTGGAAACTCTGGGTCCTATTACATCACTTGATTATGAAATGCCTTTATAGTACTGGTCTCTGCTCCTACTAGCTAACTCTGGAATCAACTTCAGTCAATGTCTCGCTCCTGCATAGTGTCTAATGTGACTTTTGCCTCCCCACAGGTGTCATTGCTGGAGGACTAGTAGGCCTGCTGTTTGCAGTATTCCTAGTGGGATTTATGCTGTACAGAATGAAGAAAAAAGATGAAGGCAGCTATTCATTGGATGAACCAAAACAATCAAATGGAGGATACCAAAA
This region includes:
- the SDC1 gene encoding syndecan-1, coding for MVNVSAVWLLALFLQAACSQTTNVNLPPEDLDSSGDDDDTFSGSGSGPLTNHSVAAWNIPLEHANSSSRSTVSTGATVHQPAVNGTENPSEKEMVSTSPTSDVVPDEAVFSLKDETHELGSAVEKPTTNEVVITTRSPTTHSLTVRVTTTQASSTVHVIEPSIHSSSSSGVSEETLDPSFTTISEEDAHSPTTTILTRGIYPIDDRETPSPEESSGDQGDFIFSEERIIPSESELADSSRDAEAAGTSQGLMDRKEVLGGVIAGGLVGLLFAVFLVGFMLYRMKKKDEGSYSLDEPKQSNGGYQKPQKQEEFYA